A single genomic interval of Hemibagrus wyckioides isolate EC202008001 linkage group LG13, SWU_Hwy_1.0, whole genome shotgun sequence harbors:
- the arhgap17a gene encoding rho GTPase-activating protein 17a isoform X1, whose protein sequence is MKKQFNRMKQLANQTVGRAEKTEVLSDDLLQIERRMELVRAVSHNTHKRLVTCLQGQKKLSLTALSQAMQDGGSQLGEESLIGKMMELCGEAENGLASELMQHEIQIEKEVLDPLNQLAEVDIPNILKQRRQLAKLVLDYDSARTRWLQATKSIISGTNTQALSAKADSLKEEMDEAMNKMELCKDQLSADLYNFFSKEGDYARYYVTLLEAQADYHRKSLSVLESVLPTIQAQQDSWTEKPAFGTGLDEHLKRSNREIALPIEACVMMLLETGMKEEGLFRITAGASKLKKLKAALDCSTSQLEEFYSDPHAVAGALKSYLRELPEPLMTYELYDEWIQASNISDTDKRLQALWMTCDQLPKNNKANFRYLVKFLAKLAQESEVNKMTPSNIAIVLGPNLLWPKTEGSLAEMAAATSVHVVTIIEPIIQHADWFFPEDVEFNVTGMFSMPTPMTNNVNHLTISDYDSGTTERKRPNSMVGPDSDMARRDSSANKLTEHNPRRSSTLTRKQHTSPAFQPPLPPVEAVSNAGGQPVAELLLQQPAPEGLGMEACQPSLALGMAALAAAQQLLAQQTEEISSKSNEAASTPQRNGCGGSQLSVASPVAGSSGHSPLMARRVIKKPAPAPPKPANPPSGQLSNQSSPQPSCGTPQSLSPSPRPLSTHSPNSLSPTQLLTQSSTIPRRHTSNQHPLQAPSHPPPEPPSQVTPSPPQSMAVGDPGEEPSPPSTPSPPKTPPPSVVPPENTSTNVPYPFQSGSLPRPRPVPKPRNRPTIPPPPQPQNAASDTGDTSDIWSSAYKMMDPGMSFKGLGRVLIPDITPDQQPVAQLKDSDLDSESTVL, encoded by the exons AGCTGAAAAAACCGAAGTCCTCAGCGATGACCTGTTACAG ATCGAACGTCGCATGGAACTGGTGCGGGCTGtttcccacaacacacacaagagaCTGGTTACATGTCTGCAGGGGCAG AAAAAGCTCTCACTGACAGCGTTGTCACAGGCCATGCAAGATGGCGGGAGCCAACTAGGAGAGGAGTCTCTTATTGG GAAAATGATGGAGTTGTGTGGCGAAGCGGAGAACGGACTAGCGTCTGAGCTGATGCAGCATGAGATTCAGATTGAGAAGGAGGTTTTAGATCCACTAAATCAGTTAGCTGAG GTGGACATCCCCAACATACTCAAGCAGAGAAGACAACTTGCCAAGCTGGTGCTAGACTATGATTCTGCTCGAACaag ATGGTTGCAGGCAACCAAATCCATAATCTCgggaacaaacacacaagcactgTCAGCCAAGGCAGACTCGCTTAAAGAAGAGATGGATGAAGCAATGAACAAAATGGAGCTCTGCAAG GATCAACTCTCTGCCGACCTGTACAATTTCTTTTCAAAAGAAGGGGACTACGCACGCTACTATGTAACG ttATTAGAGGCTCAAGCGGATTACCACCGAAAATCTCTCTCTGTGCTGGAAAGCGTCCTGCCAACCATTCAGGCACAACAAG ACTCATGGACAGAGAAGCCAGCTTTTGGAACAGGCTTGGATGAGCACCTGAAGCGGAGTAACAGGGAGATAGCGCTGCCCATAGAGGCTTGTGTGATGATGCTGCTGGAGACAGGCATGAAGGAAGAG GGTCTTTTCCGAATAACTGCAGGAgcctctaaactgaaaaagctTAAGGCAGCACTGGACTGCTCCACCTCTCAGCTAGAGGAGTTCTACTCTGACCCACATGCAGTTGCTG GGGCTTTGAAGTCGTACCTAAGGGAACTGCCAGAGCCTCTTATGACTTATGAACTATATGATGAGTGGATTCAGGCATCCAA CATATCTGACACAGACAAACGGTTACAAGCTTTGTGGATGACCTGTGATCAGTTACCAAAGAACAACAAAGCCAACTTTAG GTATCTGGTAAAGTTCCTTGCTAAGCTTGCTCAAGAAAGTGAAGTTAACAAGATGACCCCCAGCAACATTGCAATTGTCTTAGGACCAAATCTGTTATGGCCAAAAACAGAGGg GAGCCTAGCAGAGATGGCAGCTGCTACCTCTGTCCACGTTGTTACTATTATCGAGCCCATCATTCAGCATGCAGACTGGTTTTTCCCTGAAG ATGTGGAGTTCAATGTAACAGGCATGTTTTCAATGCCCACTCCTATGACGAACAATGTCAATCACCTGACCATATCCGACTACGACTCTGGCacaacagagaggaaaagaccTAACAGTATGGTGGGACCTGATAGTGACATGGCCAGACGTGACAG CTCTGCTAACAAATTAACGGAGCACAATCCCCGTAGAAGCAGTACACTAACTAGAAAGCAGCACACTTCCCCTGCTTTCCAGCCCCCTCTGCCCCCGGTGGAGGCTGTCAGTAATGCAGGAGGCCAGCCTGTAGCTGAGCTCCTGCTACAGCAGCCTGCACCAGAGGGCCTGGGTATGGAGGCCTGCCAGCCTAGCTTGGCACTGGGGATGGCAGCCCTAGCAGCAGCACAGCAGCTTCTAGCACAACAAACTGAGGAGATCAG TTCAAAGTCAAATGAAGCAGCATCCACACCTCAAAGAAATGGCTGTGGAGGTTCCCAACTAAGTGTAGCATCTCCAGTAGCAGGATCATCAGGACACAGCCCCCTCATGGCACGCAGAG TTATAAAAAAGCCGGCTCCTGCTCCTCCTAAACCAGCCAATCCACCATCAGGTCAGCTGAGCAACCAGTCTTCACCACAGCCTTCATGTGGGACTCCTCAATCCCTGTCTCCATCTCCAAGAcctctctccacacactctccaaaCAGCCTCAGCCCCACTCAGTTACTAACTCAGTCTAGTACAATACCTCGGCGCCACACAAGCAACCAGCATCCTCTCCAAGCCCCCAGCCATCCACCTCCAGAACCTCCCAGCCAGGTtactccttctcctcctcagtCCATGGCAGTCGGAGATCCAGGAGAGGAGCCATCTCCACCCAGCACTCCCAGTCCCCCTAAAACTCCTCCACCTTCAGTGGTCCCTCCTGAAAATACAAGCACAAATGTTCCATACCCGTTTCAGTCTGGCTCTCTGCCTCGGCCTCGGCCAGTGCCTAAACCACGCAACAGACCCACCAttccacctccaccacagccTCAGAATGCAGCCAGCGACACCGGTGACACTAGTGACATCTGGAGTTCTGCATACAAAATGATGG ATCCGGGGATGTCATTCAAAGGGCTGGGCCGAGTCCTTATTCCTGACATTACGCCAGATCAGCAGCCTGTTGCTCAACTAAAGGACTCAGACTTGGACTCAGAGAGCACCGTCCTGTGA
- the arhgap17a gene encoding rho GTPase-activating protein 17a isoform X2, translating into MKKQFNRMKQLANQTVGRAEKTEVLSDDLLQIERRMELVRAVSHNTHKRLVTCLQGQKKLSLTALSQAMQDGGSQLGEESLIGKMMELCGEAENGLASELMQHEIQIEKEVLDPLNQLAEVDIPNILKQRRQLAKLVLDYDSARTRWLQATKSIISGTNTQALSAKADSLKEEMDEAMNKMELCKDQLSADLYNFFSKEGDYARYYVTLLEAQADYHRKSLSVLESVLPTIQAQQDSWTEKPAFGTGLDEHLKRSNREIALPIEACVMMLLETGMKEEGLFRITAGASKLKKLKAALDCSTSQLEEFYSDPHAVAGALKSYLRELPEPLMTYELYDEWIQASNISDTDKRLQALWMTCDQLPKNNKANFRYLVKFLAKLAQESEVNKMTPSNIAIVLGPNLLWPKTEGSLAEMAAATSVHVVTIIEPIIQHADWFFPEDVEFNVTGMFSMPTPMTNNVNHLTISDYDSGTTERKRPNSMVGPDSDMARRDSSKSNEAASTPQRNGCGGSQLSVASPVAGSSGHSPLMARRVIKKPAPAPPKPANPPSGQLSNQSSPQPSCGTPQSLSPSPRPLSTHSPNSLSPTQLLTQSSTIPRRHTSNQHPLQAPSHPPPEPPSQVTPSPPQSMAVGDPGEEPSPPSTPSPPKTPPPSVVPPENTSTNVPYPFQSGSLPRPRPVPKPRNRPTIPPPPQPQNAASDTGDTSDIWSSAYKMMDPGMSFKGLGRVLIPDITPDQQPVAQLKDSDLDSESTVL; encoded by the exons AGCTGAAAAAACCGAAGTCCTCAGCGATGACCTGTTACAG ATCGAACGTCGCATGGAACTGGTGCGGGCTGtttcccacaacacacacaagagaCTGGTTACATGTCTGCAGGGGCAG AAAAAGCTCTCACTGACAGCGTTGTCACAGGCCATGCAAGATGGCGGGAGCCAACTAGGAGAGGAGTCTCTTATTGG GAAAATGATGGAGTTGTGTGGCGAAGCGGAGAACGGACTAGCGTCTGAGCTGATGCAGCATGAGATTCAGATTGAGAAGGAGGTTTTAGATCCACTAAATCAGTTAGCTGAG GTGGACATCCCCAACATACTCAAGCAGAGAAGACAACTTGCCAAGCTGGTGCTAGACTATGATTCTGCTCGAACaag ATGGTTGCAGGCAACCAAATCCATAATCTCgggaacaaacacacaagcactgTCAGCCAAGGCAGACTCGCTTAAAGAAGAGATGGATGAAGCAATGAACAAAATGGAGCTCTGCAAG GATCAACTCTCTGCCGACCTGTACAATTTCTTTTCAAAAGAAGGGGACTACGCACGCTACTATGTAACG ttATTAGAGGCTCAAGCGGATTACCACCGAAAATCTCTCTCTGTGCTGGAAAGCGTCCTGCCAACCATTCAGGCACAACAAG ACTCATGGACAGAGAAGCCAGCTTTTGGAACAGGCTTGGATGAGCACCTGAAGCGGAGTAACAGGGAGATAGCGCTGCCCATAGAGGCTTGTGTGATGATGCTGCTGGAGACAGGCATGAAGGAAGAG GGTCTTTTCCGAATAACTGCAGGAgcctctaaactgaaaaagctTAAGGCAGCACTGGACTGCTCCACCTCTCAGCTAGAGGAGTTCTACTCTGACCCACATGCAGTTGCTG GGGCTTTGAAGTCGTACCTAAGGGAACTGCCAGAGCCTCTTATGACTTATGAACTATATGATGAGTGGATTCAGGCATCCAA CATATCTGACACAGACAAACGGTTACAAGCTTTGTGGATGACCTGTGATCAGTTACCAAAGAACAACAAAGCCAACTTTAG GTATCTGGTAAAGTTCCTTGCTAAGCTTGCTCAAGAAAGTGAAGTTAACAAGATGACCCCCAGCAACATTGCAATTGTCTTAGGACCAAATCTGTTATGGCCAAAAACAGAGGg GAGCCTAGCAGAGATGGCAGCTGCTACCTCTGTCCACGTTGTTACTATTATCGAGCCCATCATTCAGCATGCAGACTGGTTTTTCCCTGAAG ATGTGGAGTTCAATGTAACAGGCATGTTTTCAATGCCCACTCCTATGACGAACAATGTCAATCACCTGACCATATCCGACTACGACTCTGGCacaacagagaggaaaagaccTAACAGTATGGTGGGACCTGATAGTGACATGGCCAGACGTGACAG TTCAAAGTCAAATGAAGCAGCATCCACACCTCAAAGAAATGGCTGTGGAGGTTCCCAACTAAGTGTAGCATCTCCAGTAGCAGGATCATCAGGACACAGCCCCCTCATGGCACGCAGAG TTATAAAAAAGCCGGCTCCTGCTCCTCCTAAACCAGCCAATCCACCATCAGGTCAGCTGAGCAACCAGTCTTCACCACAGCCTTCATGTGGGACTCCTCAATCCCTGTCTCCATCTCCAAGAcctctctccacacactctccaaaCAGCCTCAGCCCCACTCAGTTACTAACTCAGTCTAGTACAATACCTCGGCGCCACACAAGCAACCAGCATCCTCTCCAAGCCCCCAGCCATCCACCTCCAGAACCTCCCAGCCAGGTtactccttctcctcctcagtCCATGGCAGTCGGAGATCCAGGAGAGGAGCCATCTCCACCCAGCACTCCCAGTCCCCCTAAAACTCCTCCACCTTCAGTGGTCCCTCCTGAAAATACAAGCACAAATGTTCCATACCCGTTTCAGTCTGGCTCTCTGCCTCGGCCTCGGCCAGTGCCTAAACCACGCAACAGACCCACCAttccacctccaccacagccTCAGAATGCAGCCAGCGACACCGGTGACACTAGTGACATCTGGAGTTCTGCATACAAAATGATGG ATCCGGGGATGTCATTCAAAGGGCTGGGCCGAGTCCTTATTCCTGACATTACGCCAGATCAGCAGCCTGTTGCTCAACTAAAGGACTCAGACTTGGACTCAGAGAGCACCGTCCTGTGA